A window of Cohnella herbarum contains these coding sequences:
- a CDS encoding helix-turn-helix domain-containing protein yields MLLRRNIGKGYTKLLAILLSIAIIPCLLISSLAYFVSINNAKKQAVTYSTEYLNLVIDSNTIMLQQAKSIIYEMMLNFDHYSDVLRNRATTSDAFNLLTALDRKKTASQAYVKSFYFIDNRSRTLIDSHRSSIYSFNDFPDRELVDLVSKPDGLLLNDLFSRRTTGGETVASYVVRYPLTGKTLGFLVVDLDMHRFVLPPRNPAGSGGHILITNGHGQLVNSDQQPWMDRMADNPQDYVVIRSHSLENGLGYAYAIPNGQITANNRILLLSIVSICAVLILLEAVAAWFSSRRLYTPLRNLMRYIRQLIGDHDQTGTENGLGDGDEYYYLKRVITQMNMKNQDYDNAFQANGNLFKQRQLSRLLLGETTAYRAMVVPDKFRLRLPYEHFEVMVMEIGDRLAYRDKYTGLEQELMLFSVTNIAEEVLNEYGEAVSAPLDSFRVAVLLNLAQAPDNGQLEEMGRKVQEKVQHYLKMSLSIGIGTGSDRRELIRESYRQALRALSHKVYYGKGSILSAVKLPDVPAAPRKLVSWNETKERLKISLQNGAWDSVKEQLYELSRTMAYEGMTEVDLQVFYLQYTASLSELCGELSVPFEELSGGESPLNLSAGYIVSVDELNHAMIALTRKLHDKIKDTKDHIHQELIHNILQYIREHLDHDLTLETIAEKVYMHPAYLSRICKSLTGKGLGEQIVHARVERAKQLLIMSGKSVNEISLDIGYTNPRAFYRLFKEYTGQTPGEFRKYESLKKVK; encoded by the coding sequence ATGCTGCTGCGGAGAAACATCGGCAAGGGGTACACGAAGTTGCTCGCGATTTTGCTAAGCATTGCGATTATTCCATGTTTGCTTATTAGCTCGTTGGCTTACTTCGTTTCCATTAACAACGCGAAGAAGCAGGCGGTGACCTACAGCACGGAATATCTCAATCTGGTCATCGACTCGAATACGATCATGCTGCAGCAAGCCAAAAGCATCATCTACGAGATGATGCTGAACTTCGACCATTACAGCGACGTCCTTCGGAACCGGGCAACGACGTCGGATGCTTTTAACCTCCTCACCGCCCTGGATAGAAAGAAAACCGCGAGCCAAGCCTACGTGAAAAGCTTCTACTTCATCGACAATCGCTCCCGCACGTTGATCGATTCGCACCGCTCTTCCATTTATTCTTTCAACGATTTTCCCGACCGCGAGCTGGTCGACCTCGTTTCCAAGCCGGACGGACTGCTGTTGAACGACTTGTTCTCCCGGCGAACGACCGGTGGGGAAACCGTCGCAAGCTACGTCGTCCGTTATCCGCTAACCGGAAAGACGCTCGGATTTCTCGTCGTGGACTTGGATATGCACAGATTCGTGCTCCCTCCTCGCAACCCTGCAGGAAGCGGAGGTCATATTTTGATCACGAACGGTCACGGTCAACTTGTAAATTCCGATCAACAGCCGTGGATGGATCGCATGGCGGATAACCCTCAAGATTACGTCGTCATTCGCAGCCATTCTCTCGAGAACGGCTTGGGCTACGCTTACGCGATTCCGAACGGGCAGATTACGGCCAACAACCGCATATTGCTGCTTAGCATCGTCTCGATCTGCGCGGTGCTCATCTTGCTCGAAGCGGTCGCGGCATGGTTCAGTTCGAGACGGCTCTATACTCCGTTGCGCAATCTGATGCGTTATATTCGCCAATTGATCGGCGATCACGACCAGACAGGGACAGAGAACGGACTCGGCGACGGCGACGAATATTACTATTTGAAACGGGTCATCACGCAGATGAACATGAAAAACCAAGATTACGATAACGCGTTCCAAGCGAACGGCAATCTGTTCAAGCAGCGCCAGCTTTCCCGGCTTCTTCTCGGCGAGACGACCGCTTACCGGGCAATGGTCGTACCCGATAAGTTCAGGCTCCGATTGCCCTACGAACATTTCGAAGTGATGGTCATGGAGATTGGCGACCGGCTTGCCTACAGGGACAAGTACACGGGACTCGAACAAGAACTCATGTTATTTTCCGTAACGAATATCGCGGAGGAAGTGCTTAATGAGTACGGGGAAGCGGTATCCGCCCCGCTGGATTCTTTCCGGGTCGCGGTGTTGCTGAATCTTGCTCAAGCACCGGATAACGGACAGCTCGAGGAGATGGGACGCAAAGTACAGGAGAAAGTACAGCACTATTTGAAAATGTCGCTCAGCATCGGCATCGGTACGGGAAGCGATCGGCGGGAACTTATCCGGGAATCGTACAGGCAAGCACTCCGGGCTCTATCGCACAAAGTTTACTACGGCAAGGGCAGTATTCTGAGCGCGGTGAAATTGCCTGATGTGCCCGCCGCGCCCCGAAAGCTCGTTTCCTGGAACGAGACGAAGGAGCGTCTCAAAATTTCGCTTCAGAACGGGGCATGGGACTCGGTTAAGGAGCAGCTGTACGAATTAAGCCGAACGATGGCTTACGAAGGCATGACCGAAGTCGACTTGCAAGTGTTCTATTTGCAGTATACGGCCAGCTTGTCCGAGCTGTGCGGAGAATTGTCCGTGCCGTTCGAAGAACTGTCGGGCGGCGAATCCCCGTTGAACCTAAGCGCCGGGTACATCGTTTCCGTCGACGAGCTGAACCACGCCATGATCGCCCTCACCCGCAAGCTCCACGACAAAATCAAAGACACCAAAGACCACATCCACCAAGAACTTATCCATAACATTCTTCAATACATTCGCGAGCATTTGGATCACGACCTGACTTTAGAGACGATCGCGGAAAAAGTGTATATGCATCCCGCTTATTTGAGCCGCATTTGCAAATCCCTTACCGGCAAAGGCTTAGGAGAGCAGATCGTGCACGCCAGGGTAGAGAGAGCGAAGCAATTGCTGATCATGTCCGGCAAAAGCGTCAACGAAATATCCCTAGATATCGGTTATACGAACCCGCGCGCGTTCTATCGGCTGTTCAAGGAATATACGGGCCAGACGCCCGGAGAATTCCGCAAATACGAAAGCTTAAAGAAGGTCAAGTAG
- a CDS encoding PA14 domain-containing protein: MSWHKTSKLSGYGLSCLLSVLLLLSSLPLSAAWPGSRIAYANPNDVALPPPSEWVAPSGAPSAPGDAYGVTFTNPPIAVAPGAPAIAEWTRTVKPNESFTMTGVRFTASSGGTAGSDTTVWLWANTAGGGVLAKAQIVSVTDQVLQAIVPAGVPFGMYLVWVENAAGASSPVALNRPEPTWMGPFGNAAAPGSSKRLFGKNLSQSHGTANSYVYLQPAGGGAFQAATVTSVEPYAVEFTVPANLTSGSYKVYLHSGHGGSYGWSSPLTLNVAPAWTRGATETVVAPVGSGGDDAVNIQNAIDAQHANPSGGTVRLQSGTYTLKRQISLTDNVRLIGAGKTATELNIDPVNQFPTGILIIGEHTMLEAFTLRQKTGPNQPQYGPIKTNFPGPYADIRLKDLVITADAGTKGGTVDIRTSGGEVTGSDFYRGLTLSGTDFWIHNNNFYGGPYGGAQVSETEAATYTDGNNLLMERNHFETLNWPTDANGSKNYLNFVPANELQYKVWAKRVFYSAPQFGSVENSYIAWNTGTNVAVDDNRGELILFHGIPSKVYAQVASNSGTTLTIRTDGLIDGQARNVDNMPAISSVPGNIVHGQLDGQAYVVIMNGTGIGQARKIVSHTSSTITVDKAWRIPPAADSKITLTYLSKDHVVYKNNIDAFPEGYNLFYSASTGPDADGNAFGFAAEGNITNRTYGGRVLGGYSTGPGYWNEQRDEIANNAVHSGMNIVAWAFDGYDFLGPSVLGSYFRGGSAAVTTAQNNVASGPPALFNAQISPYEGQEIVASRNAIAASGFEGVTGSGSTLGARADQWTQVLYRNNSLTVRNNPNVSYAARPVEIRKYSEPYFMSNSYSGASTIYVKTNSSTLAERPTPLLRSLEFKGGVGASIGAQSVPLANTGIASMTWTASASQPWITASVGSGTGTVAAEQTNGLLNVAVNTAGLAEGTYAGTVTISTNGGLSSTVGVKLVIGNGGGVVDTQAPTVPTNLAAPSKTANSVTLTWTASTDNVGVDGYEIYRGATLAGTVAGSATTFTDTGLTANTSYTYTVKARDAAFNVSAASGAVTVTTNPGPDTQAPTVPTNLAAPSKTANSVTLTWTASTDNVGVDGYEIYRGTMLAGTVAGSATTFTDTVLTANTSYTYTVKARDAANNVSAASGAVTVTTDASSVGTGTGLTGEYFNNIDFVGLRNTRIDSQINFDWGTSIPTGINFDASDTFSIRWTGKVEAPVTGTYTFTTTSDDGVKVWVNGTMVIDHYSDHSPTDRSGTISLSSGTKYDIKIEYYNNQPNAVIKLYWAYPGQAQQIVPQSRLYP; encoded by the coding sequence ATGAGTTGGCACAAGACGAGCAAGCTAAGCGGGTACGGGTTGTCATGCTTATTGTCTGTTCTGTTGTTGCTGTCGTCCTTGCCTTTATCCGCCGCATGGCCCGGAAGCCGGATCGCTTACGCGAACCCGAACGACGTGGCTTTGCCGCCTCCGAGCGAATGGGTCGCTCCAAGCGGGGCACCGAGCGCGCCGGGAGACGCCTACGGAGTTACGTTTACGAATCCGCCGATTGCGGTAGCGCCGGGGGCGCCCGCGATCGCGGAATGGACAAGGACGGTGAAGCCGAATGAAAGCTTTACGATGACGGGCGTCCGGTTCACCGCTTCTTCGGGGGGAACGGCAGGAAGCGATACGACCGTCTGGTTATGGGCGAATACGGCCGGAGGAGGCGTGCTCGCGAAAGCCCAGATCGTCAGCGTGACGGATCAAGTGCTTCAAGCGATCGTCCCCGCCGGGGTGCCCTTCGGCATGTATTTGGTATGGGTCGAGAACGCCGCCGGAGCGAGCAGTCCTGTAGCATTGAATCGGCCGGAGCCTACATGGATGGGACCGTTCGGCAATGCCGCCGCACCGGGAAGCTCCAAGCGCCTGTTCGGCAAAAACCTGTCGCAGAGCCACGGAACGGCCAATTCCTACGTTTATTTGCAGCCGGCTGGAGGCGGAGCTTTCCAGGCGGCAACGGTAACGTCCGTCGAGCCATACGCGGTCGAGTTTACGGTTCCCGCGAATCTGACGTCCGGGAGTTACAAAGTTTACTTGCACTCGGGACACGGAGGTTCCTACGGTTGGAGCTCCCCGCTGACGTTAAACGTAGCGCCTGCATGGACGCGCGGGGCAACGGAGACGGTCGTCGCGCCGGTCGGGAGCGGCGGGGACGACGCGGTCAACATTCAGAACGCGATCGACGCCCAGCACGCCAATCCTAGCGGAGGCACCGTTAGGCTGCAATCCGGAACGTACACGCTGAAGAGACAGATCAGCCTGACGGATAACGTTCGGCTAATCGGGGCGGGCAAGACCGCGACCGAGCTGAACATCGATCCCGTCAACCAATTCCCGACGGGCATTCTGATCATCGGCGAGCACACGATGCTGGAAGCATTCACGCTACGGCAGAAGACGGGACCGAATCAGCCCCAATACGGGCCGATCAAGACGAACTTCCCGGGACCTTACGCGGACATAAGGCTCAAGGATCTCGTCATCACGGCGGATGCCGGAACGAAAGGAGGCACCGTGGACATTCGCACGTCGGGGGGAGAAGTGACCGGGTCGGATTTCTACAGGGGACTGACTTTGTCCGGGACGGATTTCTGGATTCATAACAATAACTTCTACGGCGGTCCTTACGGCGGCGCCCAAGTATCGGAAACCGAAGCCGCGACTTACACGGACGGCAATAACCTGCTTATGGAGCGCAATCATTTCGAAACGTTAAACTGGCCGACAGATGCGAACGGAAGCAAAAACTATTTGAATTTCGTGCCGGCGAACGAGCTCCAATATAAAGTATGGGCGAAGCGCGTTTTCTACTCTGCGCCGCAATTCGGCTCGGTAGAGAACTCGTACATCGCTTGGAATACGGGGACGAACGTGGCGGTGGACGATAACCGCGGCGAACTGATTTTGTTCCATGGCATCCCGAGCAAAGTGTACGCGCAAGTGGCATCCAATTCCGGAACGACGCTTACGATCCGAACCGACGGACTTATTGACGGTCAGGCGCGCAACGTCGATAATATGCCGGCGATCAGTTCGGTTCCGGGCAACATCGTGCACGGGCAGTTGGACGGACAAGCCTACGTCGTCATCATGAACGGGACGGGCATCGGTCAAGCGAGGAAAATCGTCAGCCATACTTCGTCTACGATAACGGTCGACAAGGCGTGGAGAATACCTCCGGCTGCGGATAGCAAGATCACGTTGACGTACTTGTCCAAGGACCATGTCGTCTACAAGAACAATATCGACGCGTTCCCGGAAGGGTACAACCTGTTCTATTCGGCCAGTACTGGACCCGATGCCGATGGGAATGCTTTCGGTTTCGCGGCCGAAGGCAACATTACTAACCGTACCTACGGGGGCCGAGTGCTCGGCGGATATAGCACGGGACCGGGGTATTGGAACGAGCAACGGGACGAAATCGCCAATAACGCGGTTCATAGCGGCATGAACATCGTCGCGTGGGCGTTCGACGGTTACGATTTCCTCGGTCCTTCCGTTCTCGGCTCCTATTTCCGAGGAGGGTCGGCTGCGGTGACTACGGCACAGAACAACGTGGCGTCAGGGCCTCCAGCGCTGTTTAACGCGCAGATTTCGCCGTACGAAGGCCAAGAGATCGTGGCATCGCGTAACGCCATCGCGGCGAGCGGTTTCGAAGGAGTGACGGGGAGCGGCTCGACGCTCGGCGCGCGCGCCGACCAGTGGACGCAAGTTCTCTACCGGAACAACTCGTTGACCGTACGGAATAATCCGAACGTTTCGTACGCGGCTAGGCCGGTCGAAATTCGCAAGTACAGCGAACCGTATTTCATGTCCAACTCTTACTCCGGAGCCTCTACGATATACGTGAAGACGAATAGCAGCACGCTCGCCGAGCGGCCGACGCCGCTGCTGCGTTCCCTCGAGTTCAAGGGCGGGGTCGGCGCATCGATCGGGGCTCAATCGGTTCCGCTCGCCAATACGGGCATCGCGAGCATGACGTGGACGGCGTCCGCCTCGCAGCCTTGGATCACCGCATCCGTCGGATCCGGTACCGGAACCGTCGCGGCGGAGCAAACGAACGGGTTGCTCAACGTAGCCGTTAATACTGCCGGACTTGCCGAAGGGACCTATGCAGGTACGGTTACGATCTCGACGAACGGAGGATTGTCCTCTACCGTCGGGGTGAAGCTCGTAATCGGTAACGGAGGAGGCGTCGTTGACACGCAAGCGCCGACGGTACCGACGAACCTGGCCGCTCCGAGCAAGACGGCGAACTCGGTCACGTTGACGTGGACTGCGTCCACCGATAACGTAGGCGTGGACGGTTACGAGATCTATCGCGGTGCGACGCTGGCGGGTACGGTAGCCGGTTCGGCGACGACGTTCACGGATACGGGACTGACGGCGAACACGAGCTACACCTACACGGTGAAGGCGCGCGATGCCGCGTTTAACGTATCCGCGGCAAGCGGCGCGGTCACGGTCACGACGAACCCGGGACCGGATACGCAAGCTCCGACGGTGCCGACGAACCTAGCCGCTCCGAGCAAGACGGCAAACTCGGTCACGCTGACGTGGACGGCGTCCACCGATAACGTAGGCGTGGACGGTTACGAGATTTATCGCGGCACGATGCTGGCGGGTACGGTAGCCGGTTCGGCGACGACGTTCACGGATACGGTACTGACGGCGAACACGAGCTATACCTATACCGTGAAGGCGCGAGATGCCGCGAACAACGTATCCGCGGCAAGCGGCGCGGTCACGGTCACGACCGATGCCTCGAGCGTAGGGACGGGGACCGGGCTGACGGGCGAGTACTTCAACAACATCGATTTCGTCGGGCTTCGGAACACGCGCATAGATTCCCAGATCAATTTCGATTGGGGAACGTCGATTCCGACGGGAATCAACTTCGATGCGAGCGACACGTTCTCGATTCGTTGGACGGGCAAAGTCGAGGCGCCGGTCACGGGAACTTATACGTTTACGACGACGAGCGACGACGGGGTGAAGGTGTGGGTGAACGGAACGATGGTCATCGATCACTATAGCGACCATTCGCCTACGGATCGATCGGGGACGATTAGTTTGTCCTCCGGCACGAAGTACGACATTAAGATCGAATACTACAACAATCAACCGAACGCCGTCATCAAGCTTTACTGGGCTTACCCGGGACAAGCGCAACAGATTGTTCCCCAAAGCCGGCTGTATCCTTAA
- a CDS encoding VOC family protein translates to MELNTQKVTTFLTFSGEAEEAMNFYADVFDESRVVSLIRQANGKVLHATFTVKNHLFMCIDSPIKHEWTFTPGVSLFVNCDSGEEIERVFEKLSDGGQVRMPLSDSPFSEKFGWVDDRYGVSWQLNLAKTN, encoded by the coding sequence ATGGAATTGAATACGCAAAAGGTAACGACCTTCCTTACGTTCTCGGGCGAAGCGGAAGAAGCAATGAATTTCTATGCGGACGTATTCGACGAATCCCGGGTCGTCAGTCTTATACGGCAAGCGAACGGCAAAGTGCTGCATGCGACATTCACCGTCAAAAATCATTTGTTTATGTGCATCGACAGTCCCATAAAGCACGAATGGACGTTTACTCCCGGCGTGTCGCTATTCGTTAACTGCGATTCCGGCGAAGAAATCGAGAGAGTATTCGAAAAGCTGTCCGACGGAGGCCAGGTTCGCATGCCGTTAAGCGACTCTCCGTTCAGCGAGAAATTCGGTTGGGTGGACGATCGTTACGGAGTATCCTGGCAATTGAATCTAGCCAAGACGAATTAA
- a CDS encoding GGDEF domain-containing protein has translation MNRSFFSVTGFMNRLRYPYKFTLIGTLLIVPMCISGYLLVSDANEKLQFAVKERQGLEYHRTLLQFNDLLSQRRLMWLAEDQSEFAAIISNTDKELKEKGSKLAIMQTQMRDYLRMPNEWSKIYEQFNGVLKMNTDIHTGLLYVAYSEVMANNGYFMYGIGNASGLKNDSNRGPNELGPVVLEQIPLVLSQLDSLVGLAIYGTEAKEINAEQQVRVHILSGLNNDILAEIGRSVELGATYFADEAGTSNMRMTAKRWASDARTFSEKMKYAFNDDEEFVEVPEGLILEGSQAMMTGYQLYYQAMGLIEDSIKQREISLERGRNLTIALLFVLVGIAVTLFLAVSLSVMRSVKMLQRTSLEIAAGNLNARVKLDTKDELKSVEIAFNESIRYFGELLEQKNEMESKITRQAHYDMLTDLPNRFLFYEKFRSAIARLEAAEPESRSTGIGLLYVDLNGFKPVNDRYGHHVGDGLLREVASRLRQCEPEEDAAARIGGDEFTIIVPNGASEGEAERLADRIAQELQRTFVVDGNAITISGSIGIAIYPRDGNNVDALIQHADKAMYRDKRNRAVGVLND, from the coding sequence ATGAACAGGTCGTTTTTCTCGGTTACGGGTTTCATGAACAGACTTAGGTATCCCTACAAATTTACGTTAATCGGAACGCTTTTGATCGTACCTATGTGCATTTCCGGTTATTTGCTCGTTTCCGATGCGAACGAGAAATTACAGTTTGCGGTGAAAGAGCGTCAAGGCTTAGAATACCACCGGACACTATTGCAATTTAACGATTTGTTGAGTCAGAGGCGTCTAATGTGGTTAGCCGAAGATCAGTCCGAATTTGCGGCGATCATATCGAACACGGACAAAGAGTTGAAAGAGAAGGGGTCTAAGCTTGCGATCATGCAGACGCAGATGCGTGACTACCTGCGCATGCCGAATGAATGGTCAAAGATTTACGAACAGTTTAATGGCGTACTGAAGATGAATACCGATATCCACACCGGACTTCTTTACGTCGCTTATTCCGAAGTCATGGCGAATAACGGATATTTCATGTACGGCATTGGGAACGCCAGCGGATTAAAAAACGATTCGAATCGCGGACCGAACGAGCTAGGCCCGGTTGTTCTGGAACAGATTCCGCTTGTTCTTTCGCAGCTGGATTCCTTGGTCGGACTGGCGATTTACGGTACCGAAGCTAAGGAAATCAATGCGGAACAGCAGGTTCGCGTACACATATTGAGCGGATTGAATAACGATATTTTAGCTGAAATCGGGAGGAGCGTCGAACTAGGCGCGACTTATTTCGCCGACGAAGCGGGAACCTCGAATATGAGAATGACGGCAAAGCGTTGGGCTAGCGACGCTAGAACGTTTTCCGAAAAAATGAAATACGCATTCAACGACGATGAAGAGTTCGTGGAAGTGCCGGAAGGATTGATCTTAGAAGGCAGCCAAGCGATGATGACCGGCTATCAATTATATTATCAAGCGATGGGGTTAATAGAAGATTCGATTAAACAACGGGAGATTTCCCTGGAGAGGGGAAGAAATCTAACTATAGCGCTTCTATTCGTGCTAGTCGGAATTGCCGTTACGTTGTTTCTAGCGGTAAGCCTTTCCGTTATGCGTTCGGTTAAGATGTTGCAACGCACTTCGCTGGAGATCGCGGCCGGAAATCTGAACGCAAGAGTTAAGCTGGATACGAAAGACGAGTTGAAGAGCGTCGAGATCGCATTCAATGAATCGATACGTTACTTCGGAGAACTGCTCGAGCAGAAGAACGAGATGGAAAGCAAAATTACGCGTCAAGCGCATTACGATATGTTGACGGATCTCCCGAACCGCTTTCTGTTTTACGAGAAGTTTCGATCGGCCATCGCGAGACTCGAAGCAGCGGAACCGGAGAGCCGTTCGACGGGAATCGGGTTGCTATACGTCGATCTCAACGGATTTAAACCGGTGAACGATCGATACGGCCATCACGTAGGCGACGGTTTGTTAAGAGAAGTCGCTTCCCGCTTAAGGCAATGCGAGCCTGAAGAGGATGCCGCGGCACGGATCGGGGGAGACGAGTTCACGATCATCGTTCCGAACGGCGCATCTGAAGGGGAGGCCGAGCGGCTTGCCGATCGGATAGCGCAAGAGCTGCAACGGACGTTCGTGGTCGACGGCAACGCGATTACGATCTCCGGAAGTATCGGAATCGCGATATACCCCCGCGACGGAAACAATGTCGACGCTTTGATCCAGCATGCGGACAAAGCCATGTACCGGGACAAACGAAACCGCGCGGTAGGGGTACTCAACGACTAA
- a CDS encoding sugar ABC transporter permease — protein sequence MNFFNETKSLVKVNIREYGMYIALFVIMLTFSIMTDGLFMSSRNISNLLDATGYIAVLAVGMTLVIVIRHIDLSVGFAAGFMGAIAAILLTQAGLPFYFTIPIILVLGIVIGMFNGVLVASFGIPAFVASLAGMLIFRGGLLMVTEKSGTIIVDDENFNAIGTGFIPSIAKINGLNLLSLILGGVMILLYIYSEISNRRSKLKYQFDVVSMRIFTVKVIFVSAIIAYITWILAGYKGFSWTVIIMLIIVVVYHFLTRKTVLGRHIYAVGSNPEAAHLSGINVKKITYIVFGSMGMLAALSGIMYTARLHSATTTAGTLFELDAIAAAYVGGVSAAGGVGKVTGSIIGAIVMASLTNGMNLLGVGISYQYMIRGAVLAAAVIFDVMTRKKRS from the coding sequence ATGAATTTTTTCAATGAAACGAAGTCGCTTGTCAAAGTGAATATCCGCGAATACGGCATGTACATTGCCTTATTCGTCATCATGCTCACCTTCTCGATCATGACGGACGGGCTGTTCATGTCTTCTCGTAATATTAGCAACCTTCTGGATGCCACCGGATATATTGCCGTATTAGCCGTCGGTATGACGCTTGTTATCGTCATTCGGCACATTGACTTGTCCGTCGGATTCGCGGCGGGATTCATGGGTGCGATCGCGGCTATCCTCCTGACGCAGGCAGGCTTACCTTTCTACTTCACGATTCCGATCATCCTCGTACTTGGTATCGTCATCGGTATGTTTAACGGAGTACTCGTCGCCTCGTTCGGAATTCCTGCCTTCGTCGCTTCACTCGCGGGAATGCTTATTTTCAGGGGCGGACTGTTGATGGTTACGGAAAAGAGCGGAACGATTATCGTAGATGACGAAAACTTTAACGCGATCGGCACCGGGTTCATTCCTTCGATCGCCAAGATCAACGGCCTGAACCTGCTCTCCTTAATCCTAGGGGGAGTAATGATACTTCTATACATCTACAGTGAAATATCGAATCGCAGAAGCAAGCTCAAGTATCAATTCGATGTTGTCTCTATGCGTATTTTTACAGTGAAGGTCATTTTCGTATCCGCAATCATCGCTTATATCACTTGGATTCTCGCGGGTTATAAAGGATTTTCCTGGACGGTTATCATCATGCTGATCATCGTCGTGGTCTATCACTTCTTGACTAGGAAAACCGTGTTGGGAAGACATATTTATGCCGTGGGAAGCAATCCGGAAGCCGCGCATCTTAGCGGGATTAACGTCAAGAAGATTACGTATATCGTATTCGGTTCCATGGGCATGCTCGCGGCGCTGTCCGGAATTATGTACACGGCTCGTCTCCATTCGGCGACGACGACCGCGGGTACGTTATTTGAATTGGATGCCATTGCGGCAGCGTACGTCGGCGGAGTATCCGCTGCTGGCGGCGTCGGTAAAGTAACGGGCTCTATTATCGGAGCCATAGTAATGGCTTCGTTGACCAACGGGATGAACTTGCTGGGCGTCGGTATCTCCTACCAGTACATGATCCGAGGAGCCGTACTGGCGGCGGCGGTCATCTTTGACGTCATGACCCGCAAGAAGAGAAGCTAG
- a CDS encoding sugar ABC transporter ATP-binding protein, which produces MSDYILEMIDISKEFTGVKALTDVNFKVERGEIHCLIGENGAGKSTLMKVLSGVYPHGTYKGDIVFEGSVQWFNKISDSVKTGIGIIYQELALFPDLTVYENIFAGNEVKRGSLVDWNRTIVEAKRMLQKVKLNVNPETLIKDLGVGKQQLVEIAKALSKNVKLLILDEPTAALNENDSANLLNLLRELKNQGITSIMISHKLKEVISIADKATVLRDGRTICTLDASKGEVSENIIIKNMVGREIEDIYPKRTNKSIGDKIFEIREWNAYDPKLGREVVKEVNLHVNKGEIVGIAGLMGSGRTELALSIFGNPKSYKLKGELLLDGSPKSFNHPSEAIQVGIAYVTEDRKGDGLFLIQDIKSNLSAANLGGISSKGIINDNEEVVIANRYKDSMFIKAPSVEQIVGNLSGGNQQKVSLGKWLYVGPKLLILDEPTRGIDVGAKFEIYTIMNELIKEGMSIIMISSELGEVLGMSDRVYVMAEGQIKGELNKDEADQEKIMQLATQ; this is translated from the coding sequence ATGAGCGATTACATTTTAGAGATGATTGATATCTCCAAAGAATTTACGGGCGTTAAAGCGCTCACGGATGTCAATTTCAAAGTCGAGAGAGGCGAGATTCACTGCCTGATCGGCGAGAACGGGGCAGGGAAGTCCACCTTGATGAAAGTGTTGAGCGGCGTTTATCCTCACGGTACCTATAAGGGCGACATCGTGTTCGAGGGCAGCGTGCAATGGTTCAACAAGATCAGCGACAGCGTGAAAACGGGCATCGGAATCATTTATCAGGAGTTGGCTTTGTTTCCGGATCTTACGGTGTACGAAAATATATTCGCCGGTAACGAAGTGAAGCGCGGTTCGCTCGTCGATTGGAACCGGACAATCGTCGAGGCCAAGCGGATGCTGCAAAAAGTGAAGCTGAACGTGAACCCCGAAACGTTGATCAAAGATTTGGGAGTAGGCAAGCAACAGCTTGTCGAGATCGCCAAAGCGTTAAGCAAGAACGTCAAGCTGCTCATTCTGGACGAGCCGACGGCGGCATTAAACGAGAACGACAGCGCAAACCTATTGAATCTTCTACGCGAACTCAAAAATCAAGGCATCACCTCTATTATGATTTCTCACAAGTTAAAGGAAGTTATATCCATTGCGGATAAAGCAACCGTGCTCCGCGATGGCAGAACGATCTGTACGCTGGATGCTTCCAAAGGTGAAGTGTCCGAGAACATCATCATTAAGAACATGGTCGGTCGCGAGATCGAAGACATCTATCCTAAGAGGACGAACAAATCAATCGGAGATAAAATTTTTGAAATTAGGGAATGGAACGCTTATGATCCTAAGCTAGGCAGGGAAGTCGTGAAAGAAGTCAATCTACATGTTAATAAAGGTGAAATCGTCGGAATAGCCGGCTTGATGGGCTCAGGACGGACGGAGCTTGCGCTAAGCATCTTCGGTAATCCGAAGTCGTATAAACTGAAGGGCGAATTGCTGCTGGATGGCTCTCCCAAGTCGTTTAATCATCCGAGCGAAGCGATTCAGGTGGGGATCGCCTATGTCACCGAAGACCGAAAGGGCGACGGGCTGTTCTTGATTCAAGATATCAAAAGCAACCTATCGGCCGCGAATCTCGGAGGGATTTCCTCTAAAGGGATTATTAATGACAACGAAGAAGTCGTCATTGCTAACCGATACAAAGACTCTATGTTCATAAAGGCGCCTTCCGTAGAGCAAATCGTTGGCAACTTAAGCGGAGGCAACCAGCAGAAAGTGTCTCTGGGGAAGTGGTTGTACGTCGGGCCGAAGCTGCTGATCTTGGATGAACCGACTCGTGGCATCGATGTAGGCGCTAAGTTCGAAATATACACGATCATGAACGAGCTGATCAAAGAGGGCATGAGCATTATCATGATCTCATCCGAGCTTGGAGAAGTACTCGGGATGAGCGATCGCGTGTATGTCATGGCCGAAGGCCAAATCAAAGGCGAGCTAAACAAGGATGAGGCCGATCAGGAAAAAATCATGCAGCTTGCTACGCAATAG